From Peptoanaerobacter stomatis, one genomic window encodes:
- a CDS encoding chemotaxis protein CheD, with protein sequence MSNVIKVGMADYKIAKSPDSLITLGLGSCIGIVIYDKTKQIAGMAHIMLPSSQEIKNNTNKMKFADTCLDLMMADLLKANVNKSALKAKIAGGAQMFSISLKSDTLNIGKRNAMAVKEKLKALNIPIVAEDILGNSGRTITFDVSTTNLHIKSIGKGESII encoded by the coding sequence ATGAGTAATGTTATAAAGGTTGGAATGGCTGATTATAAGATTGCTAAATCCCCGGATTCTCTTATAACATTGGGTTTAGGTTCTTGTATAGGCATAGTTATATATGATAAAACAAAGCAAATAGCAGGTATGGCACATATTATGCTACCTTCCAGTCAGGAAATAAAAAATAACACTAATAAGATGAAATTTGCAGATACATGTTTGGATTTGATGATGGCTGATTTATTAAAAGCAAATGTGAATAAATCAGCACTAAAAGCAAAGATTGCAGGGGGCGCACAAATGTTCAGTATATCTTTAAAATCAGATACATTGAACATAGGTAAGAGAAATGCAATGGCAGTAAAAGAAAAACTGAAAGCTTTGAATATACCTATAGTGGCAGAGGATATACTCGGTAACAGCGGTAGAACAATTACATTTGATGTATCAACAACTAATCTCCATATTAAGAGTATAGGAAAAGGAGAAAGTATAATATAA